A stretch of Methanotorris formicicus Mc-S-70 DNA encodes these proteins:
- a CDS encoding 30S ribosomal protein S12 — MSGSKSPRGEFAGRKLRLKRKKCRWHDYNYVKRVLRLKQKYDPLEGAPMARGIVIEKVGLEAKQPNSAIRKCVRVQLIKNGRVVTAFCPGNHAINFIDEHDEVIIEGIGGPKGPRAKGDIPGVKYKVIMVGKNSLRELVRGRQEKVKR, encoded by the coding sequence ATGTCAGGGAGTAAATCACCAAGAGGGGAATTTGCTGGAAGAAAGTTGAGATTAAAAAGAAAAAAATGTAGATGGCACGACTACAACTACGTTAAAAGAGTATTGAGATTAAAGCAAAAATACGACCCGTTAGAAGGAGCACCAATGGCAAGAGGAATCGTTATTGAAAAAGTTGGTTTAGAGGCAAAGCAGCCAAACTCTGCTATTAGGAAGTGTGTTAGAGTTCAGTTAATCAAAAATGGTAGAGTTGTTACAGCATTCTGTCCAGGAAATCATGCTATAAACTTCATTGATGAGCACGATGAGGTTATTATTGAAGGTATTGGTGGGCCAAAAGGGCCAAGAGCAAAAGGGGACATTCCAGGGGTTAAATATAAGGTTATCATGGTCGGTAAGAACTCATTAAGAGAACTCGTTAGAGGAAGACAAGAAAAAGTTAAAAGATAA
- a CDS encoding DNA-directed RNA polymerase subunit A'' produces the protein MELAEMIKEKVENAELPLSLKEELVEKLVKENITDEKIIDEIIEETVKAYKRTLVEPGEAVGVVAAQSIGEPGTQMSLPYEERIIIKEGEFIKGIEIGKLVDEMIENYGFEKIGNSEVCDLPIDIYVPSLDQDEKIRWKRIISCIRHKHNGKLIKLKTKSGRKITATPYHSFVIRKDNKIVPVKGSELNVGDRIPVVKHIPANCVEAINISDYVSGNYVIDELNNKITPKINGKSIPNNIKLDYDFGYFIGMYLAEGSLTKYFVSISNVDENVLNKIKVFADRFNLNYGEYDNNSGFAESHDIRIYSSTLVEFLSNFGTSSKTKKISDFVFGANKEFVRGLLRGYFDGDGNVNAERRVIRISSNSKELIDGIAILLARFNIFSIKTKIKEQFGLIIPHRYAKIFYEEINFTVEKKRNALEKLVNALDDEKTYDSIDMIPSIGDALTKLGEKVNYPKEILKKFEKTQKIGRGTLKRHLNKMKELAIEKGVNLEKMEEYYLLNKAVEGDVVWDEIVEIEEIVYGKEYVYDISVEGLETFTTFDGILTHNTMRTFHYAGVAELNVTLGLPRMIEIVDARKEPSTPMMTIYLEEGYRYDREKAEKVAKEIESTTIDTVSKSVSIDLIRECITIELDENRLRSRDLTIDDVVEAIKKKLKLKIDVEGNRLYLKIKNPSLKNLRKRLPKVRAVQLKGVPNIERVIIKKEGDEYVLYSEGSNLKEVFKIEGVDITRTTTNNIIEIQEVLGIEAARNAIINEMKSTLDDQGLDVDIRHLMLVADIMTADGEVKPIGRHGVGGEKASVLARAAFEETVKHLYTAAIRGYKDELKGVIENVIVGKPIYLGTGCVKLYIDRDYEEGKSINTTNLNNKVAEDEDN, from the coding sequence ATGGAGTTGGCGGAAATGATTAAGGAGAAGGTTGAAAATGCAGAGTTACCACTCTCATTAAAAGAGGAATTGGTAGAGAAACTTGTAAAAGAAAATATAACAGATGAAAAAATCATTGATGAAATTATTGAAGAGACAGTTAAGGCATACAAAAGAACACTTGTTGAACCAGGGGAAGCGGTTGGGGTTGTTGCAGCACAGTCCATTGGTGAGCCAGGTACTCAGATGTCTTTGCCTTATGAAGAAAGAATAATAATCAAAGAAGGGGAATTTATAAAAGGCATTGAAATTGGAAAGTTAGTTGATGAAATGATTGAAAACTATGGGTTTGAGAAAATTGGAAATAGTGAGGTTTGTGATTTGCCAATAGATATTTATGTTCCAAGTTTAGACCAGGATGAGAAAATACGCTGGAAGAGGATAATAAGTTGTATAAGACATAAGCATAATGGAAAATTAATCAAATTAAAGACAAAATCAGGTAGGAAGATAACTGCAACCCCATACCACTCATTTGTTATAAGGAAAGATAACAAAATAGTTCCAGTTAAAGGTAGTGAGTTGAATGTTGGAGATAGAATCCCAGTTGTAAAGCATATTCCAGCAAACTGTGTTGAGGCAATAAATATCTCCGACTATGTTTCTGGAAACTATGTTATAGATGAACTTAACAACAAAATAACTCCAAAAATAAATGGAAAATCCATTCCAAACAACATAAAATTAGATTACGACTTTGGTTATTTCATTGGAATGTATTTGGCAGAAGGTTCATTAACCAAATACTTTGTTTCAATTTCAAATGTTGATGAAAATGTTTTAAATAAAATTAAGGTATTTGCAGATAGATTTAACCTGAACTATGGAGAATATGACAACAATAGCGGATTTGCTGAAAGTCATGACATAAGGATTTATTCATCAACATTGGTGGAGTTCTTATCTAACTTTGGAACTTCCTCAAAAACCAAAAAAATATCTGACTTTGTGTTTGGAGCAAATAAGGAGTTTGTTAGGGGTTTGCTTAGGGGATACTTTGATGGGGATGGAAACGTAAATGCAGAGAGAAGGGTTATAAGAATCTCCTCGAATTCAAAAGAGTTGATTGATGGAATTGCTATATTGTTGGCAAGATTCAACATCTTTAGTATAAAAACAAAAATAAAAGAGCAATTTGGATTAATAATTCCACATAGATATGCAAAGATCTTCTATGAGGAAATTAACTTTACAGTAGAGAAGAAAAGAAATGCTTTAGAGAAACTTGTAAATGCATTGGATGATGAAAAAACCTATGATTCAATTGATATGATTCCTTCAATTGGAGATGCACTAACAAAATTGGGAGAAAAAGTTAATTATCCAAAAGAAATTTTAAAGAAATTTGAAAAGACCCAAAAAATTGGAAGAGGGACTTTAAAGAGGCATTTAAATAAAATGAAAGAACTTGCAATTGAAAAAGGCGTAAACTTAGAGAAAATGGAAGAATATTATTTATTAAATAAGGCAGTTGAAGGAGATGTTGTCTGGGATGAGATTGTTGAAATTGAAGAAATAGTTTATGGTAAAGAATATGTCTATGATATAAGTGTCGAGGGATTGGAGACATTTACAACCTTTGATGGAATTTTAACTCACAACACAATGAGAACGTTCCACTATGCAGGGGTCGCGGAACTTAACGTTACTCTTGGTTTGCCAAGGATGATTGAGATTGTCGATGCAAGAAAAGAGCCATCAACACCAATGATGACAATTTATTTGGAAGAGGGTTATAGATACGATAGAGAAAAGGCAGAGAAAGTTGCAAAAGAAATTGAAAGTACAACCATAGATACAGTTTCTAAAAGTGTCAGTATTGATTTGATAAGGGAATGCATTACTATTGAGTTGGATGAAAATAGATTGAGAAGTAGGGATTTGACCATAGATGATGTCGTTGAGGCAATCAAAAAGAAATTAAAATTAAAAATTGATGTTGAAGGAAATAGATTATACTTAAAAATAAAAAATCCATCGTTAAAGAATCTAAGAAAGAGGTTGCCAAAAGTTAGGGCTGTGCAGTTGAAAGGCGTGCCAAATATCGAGAGGGTAATAATTAAGAAGGAAGGGGATGAGTACGTTCTCTATAGTGAGGGTTCAAACTTAAAAGAGGTCTTTAAAATTGAAGGTGTTGATATAACAAGAACAACAACAAACAACATTATAGAGATTCAAGAAGTCCTTGGAATTGAGGCAGCAAGAAACGCAATTATAAACGAAATGAAATCAACCTTGGATGATCAGGGTCTTGATGTTGATATCAGACACTTAATGCTTGTTGCAGATATCATGACAGCAGATGGGGAAGTTAAGCCAATAGGTAGGCACGGAGTTGGTGGAGAGAAGGCATCTGTTTTGGCAAGGGCTGCATTCGAGGAGACAGTTAAGCATTTATATACTGCAGCGATTAGGGGTTATAAGGATGAGTTGAAGGGTGTTATTGAAAACGTTATTGTGGGTAAGCCAATCTACTTAGGAACTGGATGTGTTAAGTTGTATATTGATAGGGATTATGAGGAGGGTAAAAGTATAAATACTACTAACTTGAATAATAAGGTTGCTGAAGATGAAGACAACTAA
- a CDS encoding elongation factor EF-2, with protein MGRRAKMIEKIKTLMEQHERIRNIGICAHIDHGKTTLSDNLLAGAGMISKDLAGEQLALDFDEEEAQRGITIYAANVSMVHQYDGKDYLINLIDTPGHVDFGGDVTRAMRAIDGTIVVVCAVEGVMPQTETVLRQALREKVKPVLFINKVDRLINELKLTPEELQNRFMKIIADVNNLIRKMAPEEFKDKWVVNVMNGSVAFGSAYNNWAISVPYMQKSGITFKDIIEYCEKENQKELAERAPLHEVVLDMVIKHLPNPVEAQKYRIPNIWKGDLDSEIGKAMLNCDPNGPLAGVITKIIMDRHAGPVSACRLFSGRLKQGDEIYLVSSKSKARAQQVAVFMGAERIQVNSISAGNICAIVGLKEAIAGETICSPSSIIEPPFEAITHVSEPVITVAIEPKNNKDLPKLIEVLRQIAREDNTVKVEINEETGEYLISGMGELHIEVITKTKIGRDAGIEVEVGNPIVVYRETVTGQSPMIEGKSPNKHNKLYFVVEPLEESVLQAYKEGKLKDEDFKKKTPQEVEKVLVEAGLDKEEAKRVMSIYEGNMLINMTRGIIHLDESRELIIQGFKEAVRNGPLAAEKCQGVKVKLVDAVFHEDAIHRGPAQLIPAVRFGIRDAIMEAKPVLLEPMQMVFISTPQDYMGDAIREISNRRGQILDMEQEGDMAIIKAKCPVAEMFGFAGAIRGATQGRCLWSIEFAGFEKVPPELQDQLIKQIRERKGLKVE; from the coding sequence ATGGGTAGAAGGGCAAAGATGATTGAAAAAATTAAGACCTTGATGGAACAACACGAGAGAATTAGGAACATTGGTATCTGTGCTCACATTGACCACGGTAAGACAACATTATCAGATAACTTGTTAGCAGGAGCAGGAATGATTTCAAAAGATTTAGCAGGAGAGCAATTAGCATTAGACTTTGATGAGGAAGAGGCACAAAGAGGTATTACAATTTACGCTGCAAACGTTTCAATGGTTCACCAGTATGATGGTAAGGATTATTTAATTAACTTAATCGATACTCCTGGGCACGTTGATTTTGGTGGGGACGTTACAAGAGCAATGAGGGCAATTGATGGAACAATTGTTGTTGTTTGTGCAGTAGAAGGGGTTATGCCACAAACAGAGACAGTTTTAAGGCAGGCATTGAGAGAAAAAGTAAAACCTGTCTTATTCATCAACAAAGTTGATAGGTTAATCAACGAGTTAAAATTAACACCAGAAGAATTGCAAAACAGATTCATGAAGATAATTGCTGATGTAAATAACTTAATTAGAAAAATGGCTCCAGAAGAATTTAAAGACAAATGGGTCGTCAACGTCATGAATGGAAGTGTTGCATTTGGTTCAGCATACAACAACTGGGCAATTTCAGTCCCATACATGCAAAAGAGTGGAATAACATTTAAGGATATTATTGAATACTGTGAAAAGGAAAATCAAAAAGAACTTGCTGAGAGAGCACCATTGCATGAAGTTGTTTTAGATATGGTTATTAAGCACTTGCCAAACCCAGTTGAGGCACAAAAATACAGAATTCCAAATATCTGGAAGGGAGATCTTGATTCAGAAATTGGTAAGGCAATGCTCAATTGTGATCCAAACGGTCCATTGGCAGGAGTCATTACAAAAATTATCATGGACAGACACGCTGGACCTGTTTCAGCATGTAGGTTGTTTAGTGGTAGGTTAAAGCAAGGAGATGAAATTTATCTCGTATCATCAAAATCAAAAGCAAGAGCACAGCAAGTTGCAGTCTTCATGGGAGCAGAAAGAATACAGGTAAACAGCATTTCAGCAGGTAACATTTGTGCTATTGTTGGATTGAAAGAGGCAATAGCAGGAGAAACAATCTGTTCACCAAGTAGTATAATTGAGCCACCATTTGAGGCAATTACCCACGTCAGTGAGCCAGTCATTACAGTTGCTATTGAACCAAAGAACAACAAGGACTTGCCAAAATTAATTGAAGTTTTAAGGCAAATAGCAAGGGAGGACAACACAGTAAAAGTTGAAATTAACGAGGAAACTGGGGAATACTTAATCAGCGGTATGGGAGAATTGCACATTGAAGTTATTACAAAGACAAAGATTGGAAGAGATGCAGGAATTGAGGTTGAAGTGGGTAATCCAATTGTTGTTTACAGAGAAACAGTAACTGGGCAATCACCAATGATAGAAGGTAAATCACCAAACAAACACAACAAACTCTACTTCGTTGTTGAACCATTAGAAGAGAGTGTTTTACAAGCATACAAAGAAGGTAAACTCAAAGATGAGGACTTCAAGAAGAAAACACCACAAGAAGTTGAAAAGGTATTGGTTGAAGCAGGTTTGGATAAAGAAGAGGCAAAAAGAGTAATGTCCATCTATGAAGGAAACATGTTAATCAACATGACAAGAGGTATCATTCACTTAGATGAATCCAGAGAGTTAATTATACAAGGGTTCAAAGAGGCTGTAAGAAACGGACCATTGGCAGCAGAGAAATGTCAAGGAGTTAAAGTTAAGTTAGTAGATGCAGTATTCCATGAAGATGCAATCCACAGAGGTCCTGCTCAGTTAATCCCAGCAGTAAGGTTTGGTATCAGAGATGCCATAATGGAAGCAAAACCTGTCTTATTGGAGCCAATGCAAATGGTATTCATCAGTACCCCACAGGACTACATGGGAGATGCAATAAGAGAAATCAGCAACAGAAGAGGACAAATCTTAGATATGGAGCAAGAAGGAGATATGGCAATTATCAAAGCAAAATGTCCAGTTGCAGAGATGTTTGGATTTGCTGGGGCAATTAGGGGAGCAACTCAAGGTAGGTGTCTCTGGAGTATAGAGTTTGCTGGATTTGAGAAGGTTCCACCTGAATTGCAAGACCAACTAATAAAACAGATAAGGGAAAGAAAGGGATTAAAAGTTGAATAA
- a CDS encoding 30S ribosomal protein S7, which yields MEEIKIFGKWDPTEVVVKDPSLRRYVNLTPVYVPHSGGRFTKKQFDKAKMSIVERLANKVMRKEANTGKKLKALQIVEEAFEIIEKRTKQNPIQVLVDALENAGPREETTRISYGGITYLQSVDSSPSRRLDIALRNIALGAWQTSHKNKKSIAECLADEIIAAAKADIQRSFAVRKKEETERVAQSAR from the coding sequence TTGGAAGAAATTAAAATATTCGGTAAATGGGATCCTACAGAAGTTGTTGTTAAAGACCCAAGTTTGAGAAGATATGTAAACTTGACACCGGTTTATGTTCCGCATTCAGGAGGTAGGTTCACAAAGAAACAATTTGATAAAGCAAAGATGAGTATTGTTGAAAGATTGGCAAACAAAGTAATGAGGAAGGAAGCAAACACGGGGAAAAAACTCAAAGCATTGCAGATTGTTGAAGAGGCATTTGAAATTATTGAAAAGAGAACAAAACAAAACCCAATCCAAGTTTTAGTTGATGCCTTAGAAAATGCCGGCCCAAGAGAGGAAACAACAAGAATCTCTTACGGTGGAATTACATACTTGCAATCCGTTGACTCATCACCATCAAGAAGATTGGATATTGCTTTGAGAAATATCGCTTTAGGAGCATGGCAAACATCACACAAAAACAAAAAGAGCATTGCAGAATGCTTAGCAGATGAGATTATTGCTGCTGCAAAAGCAGACATTCAAAGAAGTTTCGCTGTCAGGAAAAAAGAAGAGACAGAGAGAGTTGCTCAATCTGCAAGATAA
- the tuf gene encoding translation elongation factor EF-1 subunit alpha produces the protein MAKQKPVLNVAFIGHVDAGKSTTIGRLLFDSGAIDPQVLERLKREAAEKGKAGFEFAYVMDGLKEERERGVTIDIAHKKFETPKYEITIVDCPGHRDFIKNMITGASQADAAVLVVDVNDHKTGIQPQTREHMFLARTLGINQIAVAINKMDTVDYSQEAYEAMKKLISDQLLKILGYNPDAIDFIPVASYHGDNVVKKSDKTPWYNGPTLVEALDKFNPPQKPTNLPLRIPIQDVYSITGVGTVPVGRVETGVMKPGDKVVFEPAGVQGEVKSIEMHHEQIAQAEPGDNIGFNVRGVSKKDIKRGDVCGHPDNPPTVADEFTAQIVVLQHPSVITVGYTPVFHAHTAQVACTFIEIMKKLNPATGEVLEENPDFIKAGDAAIIKVKPTKPMVIENVKEIPQLGRFAIRDMGMTIAAGMAIDVKAKNK, from the coding sequence ATGGCAAAACAAAAGCCAGTATTGAACGTTGCATTTATTGGGCACGTTGACGCTGGGAAATCAACAACAATTGGAAGACTTTTATTCGACAGTGGAGCAATTGACCCACAAGTTTTGGAAAGGTTGAAAAGAGAAGCTGCAGAAAAAGGTAAGGCAGGATTCGAGTTTGCTTACGTTATGGATGGTTTAAAAGAAGAGAGAGAAAGAGGAGTTACAATCGACATTGCTCACAAAAAATTCGAAACTCCAAAATACGAAATTACAATTGTCGACTGTCCTGGTCACAGAGACTTCATTAAAAACATGATTACAGGAGCATCACAAGCAGACGCTGCTGTTTTAGTTGTTGACGTAAACGACCACAAAACAGGTATTCAACCACAAACAAGAGAACACATGTTCTTAGCAAGAACATTAGGTATTAACCAAATTGCAGTTGCAATCAACAAAATGGATACAGTAGATTACAGCCAAGAGGCTTATGAAGCAATGAAAAAATTAATCTCAGACCAATTATTAAAAATCTTAGGTTACAACCCAGATGCAATTGACTTCATTCCAGTTGCTTCATACCACGGAGACAACGTTGTTAAGAAATCAGACAAAACACCATGGTACAATGGACCAACATTAGTTGAAGCATTAGACAAATTCAACCCACCACAAAAACCAACAAACTTGCCATTAAGAATCCCAATCCAAGATGTCTACTCAATTACAGGGGTAGGTACAGTTCCTGTTGGTAGAGTAGAAACAGGAGTTATGAAACCAGGAGACAAAGTTGTATTTGAACCAGCAGGAGTTCAAGGAGAAGTTAAATCCATCGAGATGCACCACGAACAAATCGCACAAGCAGAACCAGGAGACAACATTGGTTTCAACGTAAGAGGTGTCAGTAAGAAAGACATTAAGAGAGGAGACGTTTGTGGACACCCAGACAACCCACCAACAGTTGCAGATGAGTTCACAGCACAAATTGTTGTCTTACAGCACCCATCAGTTATTACAGTTGGTTACACACCTGTATTCCACGCACACACAGCACAAGTTGCATGTACATTCATAGAAATTATGAAAAAATTAAACCCAGCAACTGGTGAAGTTTTAGAAGAAAACCCAGACTTCATTAAAGCAGGAGATGCTGCAATCATTAAAGTTAAGCCAACAAAACCAATGGTCATTGAAAACGTAAAAGAAATTCCACAACTCGGAAGATTCGCTATCAGAGATATGGGTATGACAATTGCAGCAGGTATGGCTATAGATGTTAAAGCAAAAAACAAATAA
- the rpoA1 gene encoding DNA-directed RNA polymerase subunit A', translated as MDRYEIPKEIGEIIFGLLSPEYIRKMSVAKIVTADTYDDDGYPIDGGLMDTRLGVIDPGLVCKTCGGRVGTCPGHFGHIELAKPVIHIGFAKDIYRILKAVCPHCGRVAINEVRVKEYLEKMKKLEEDGGDKWEICEEILRDAAKANVCPHCGEIKYDIKYEKPTTYYQIDGKTEKLLTPSDVREILEKIPDEDCVLLGLNPEVMRPEWMVLTVLPIPPVTVRPSITLESGERSEDDLTHKLVDIIRINQRLEENIEGGAPNLIIEDLWDLLQYHVNTYFDNEAPGIPPARHRSGRPLRTLAQRLKGKEGRFRHNLAGKRVNFSARTVISPDPCLSINEVGVPEVVAKELTVPEKVTKYNINKIRELLKNGSEKHPGVNYVIRKVKLRDGREEEVKIKITDKNKDFWVENIEEGMVVERHLMDGDIVLYNRQPSLHRMSIMAHKVKVLPYRTFRHNLCVCPPYNADFDGDEMNLHVPQSEEARAEAEALMLVEKHILSPRFGGPIIGAIHDFITGAYLLTSSYFTKDEASIILRGGGIKEELWEPDKIENGVPLYSGKKIFSKALPKGLNLKYRAKICKKCDECKKEDCPHDAYVVIKNGELIKGVVDKNGFGAEAGIILDTIVKEFGSEEARKFLDSSTKMAIRAIMIKGFTTGIDDEDIPEDAEREIQEILDKAEEEVNEIIRKYENGELEPLPGRSLEESREAYIMKILGKARDEAGAVAERYLSKDNHAALMARTGARGSLLNITMMSACVGQQSVRGGRIFRGYRNRVLPHFKKGSLDAKSHGFVRSSYKKGLSPIEYFFHAMGGREGLVDQAVRTAQSGYMQRRLVNALQDLKAEYDGTVRDSRGTIVQFVYGEDGVDPSKADHGKAVDIDKIINKVKAKYE; from the coding sequence ATGGACAGATATGAAATCCCAAAAGAGATTGGGGAAATTATATTTGGTTTGTTGTCCCCTGAGTACATTAGGAAAATGTCTGTTGCTAAGATTGTAACTGCAGACACTTATGATGATGATGGTTATCCTATTGATGGAGGTTTAATGGACACAAGATTGGGTGTTATTGACCCTGGTTTGGTTTGTAAAACATGTGGTGGTAGAGTAGGAACCTGTCCAGGACACTTTGGGCACATAGAATTGGCTAAGCCAGTAATTCATATAGGGTTTGCAAAGGACATCTATAGGATTTTGAAGGCGGTTTGTCCGCACTGTGGAAGAGTGGCAATAAATGAAGTTAGGGTAAAAGAATATCTTGAAAAAATGAAAAAATTGGAAGAAGATGGTGGGGACAAGTGGGAAATTTGTGAAGAGATTTTGAGAGATGCAGCAAAAGCAAACGTCTGTCCACACTGTGGAGAAATAAAATATGATATTAAATATGAAAAACCAACAACCTACTACCAAATAGATGGAAAAACTGAAAAGTTATTAACTCCTTCAGATGTTAGAGAAATCCTTGAGAAAATTCCAGATGAGGATTGTGTATTACTTGGATTGAATCCTGAGGTTATGAGACCAGAGTGGATGGTTTTAACAGTTCTCCCAATCCCACCTGTCACAGTGAGACCTTCCATTACATTGGAAAGTGGAGAGAGAAGTGAGGATGATTTAACACACAAATTAGTTGATATTATAAGAATTAACCAAAGATTAGAGGAGAATATTGAAGGAGGGGCTCCAAACTTAATTATTGAGGACTTGTGGGATTTGTTGCAGTATCATGTCAACACTTACTTTGACAACGAAGCCCCGGGCATTCCTCCAGCAAGGCATAGAAGCGGAAGACCTTTGAGAACACTTGCTCAAAGGTTGAAAGGGAAAGAAGGAAGGTTTAGGCACAACCTTGCTGGTAAGAGGGTTAACTTCTCAGCAAGGACAGTTATTTCTCCTGACCCATGTTTGAGTATTAACGAAGTTGGGGTTCCAGAGGTTGTTGCAAAGGAATTAACTGTCCCAGAAAAGGTTACAAAATACAATATTAATAAAATTAGAGAACTCCTCAAAAACGGTTCTGAAAAGCATCCGGGAGTAAACTACGTTATTAGAAAAGTAAAGTTGAGGGATGGAAGGGAGGAAGAGGTAAAAATAAAAATAACTGATAAAAACAAGGACTTCTGGGTAGAAAATATTGAGGAAGGAATGGTTGTTGAAAGGCATTTGATGGATGGGGATATTGTCCTTTACAACAGGCAGCCATCATTGCACAGAATGTCTATTATGGCACATAAGGTTAAAGTTCTCCCATATAGAACATTTAGGCACAACCTTTGTGTTTGTCCTCCTTATAACGCTGACTTTGATGGAGATGAAATGAACCTCCACGTTCCACAATCAGAAGAGGCAAGGGCAGAAGCAGAGGCATTGATGTTGGTTGAGAAACACATACTCTCCCCAAGATTTGGAGGACCAATTATTGGGGCAATCCATGACTTTATTACTGGGGCGTATTTATTGACATCCTCATACTTCACAAAAGATGAGGCATCAATCATTTTGAGAGGCGGAGGAATTAAAGAGGAATTATGGGAGCCGGATAAGATTGAGAACGGAGTTCCCCTGTACAGTGGAAAGAAGATATTCAGCAAGGCATTACCAAAAGGATTGAACTTGAAGTATAGAGCAAAGATTTGTAAAAAATGTGATGAATGTAAAAAAGAGGACTGTCCACACGATGCCTATGTTGTAATTAAGAATGGAGAGTTAATAAAAGGGGTTGTTGATAAAAACGGATTTGGGGCAGAGGCAGGTATTATATTAGATACAATAGTTAAGGAATTTGGTTCAGAGGAAGCAAGGAAATTCCTTGATAGTTCAACAAAGATGGCAATAAGAGCAATAATGATAAAAGGATTTACAACAGGTATTGATGATGAGGATATCCCAGAAGATGCAGAGAGAGAAATTCAAGAAATCCTCGATAAGGCAGAGGAAGAGGTTAATGAAATTATTAGAAAATATGAAAATGGAGAACTTGAACCATTGCCAGGGAGAAGTTTGGAAGAGAGTAGGGAAGCATACATCATGAAAATCTTAGGTAAAGCAAGGGACGAAGCAGGGGCTGTTGCAGAGAGGTACTTAAGTAAGGATAACCATGCAGCGTTAATGGCAAGGACTGGGGCAAGAGGTTCTCTCTTAAACATCACCATGATGTCTGCATGTGTTGGGCAGCAGTCAGTTAGGGGGGGAAGGATTTTTAGGGGTTATAGGAACAGAGTTCTCCCTCACTTCAAAAAAGGTAGTTTGGATGCAAAATCCCACGGGTTTGTTAGAAGTAGTTATAAGAAAGGATTATCTCCAATTGAATACTTCTTCCACGCAATGGGAGGAAGAGAAGGTCTTGTTGACCAGGCAGTCAGGACTGCACAATCTGGTTACATGCAGAGAAGATTGGTTAATGCTTTGCAGGACTTAAAGGCAGAATATGATGGAACTGTAAGGGATTCAAGAGGAACAATAGTTCAATTTGTCTATGGAGAGGATGGAGTAGATCCATCAAAAGCAGACCATGGTAAGGCAGTGGATATTGATAAGATAATAAACAAAGTTAAGGCAAAGTATGAATAA
- a CDS encoding NusA-like transcription termination signal-binding factor translates to MKVRLTTDEIMKIGYFEKLSGATVLDCICDDERIVFVVKEGDMGAAIGKGGENVKTAMEKFGKKIDVIEYSSNLKKFIRNIFAPIELEDVWFKKVKGDLIAYIRINPKFRRTVIGNRGKNIERAVEIAKRHTDIKNIRVIVGSRRKPFKKRFSGKKVPKDVDKESAKVVEATKTEKTNEQQTETNTGENQ, encoded by the coding sequence ATGAAAGTTAGGTTGACGACAGATGAAATCATGAAGATTGGCTATTTTGAAAAATTAAGTGGTGCAACCGTTCTTGATTGTATTTGTGATGATGAAAGGATTGTGTTTGTTGTTAAAGAAGGGGATATGGGTGCAGCAATTGGGAAAGGCGGAGAAAACGTAAAGACTGCTATGGAAAAATTTGGTAAAAAAATTGATGTTATAGAATACTCATCAAATCTCAAAAAATTCATTAGAAATATATTTGCCCCAATAGAATTGGAAGATGTTTGGTTTAAGAAAGTTAAAGGGGATTTAATAGCATATATAAGAATAAATCCTAAATTTAGAAGGACAGTTATTGGAAACAGAGGAAAGAACATTGAAAGGGCTGTGGAAATTGCAAAAAGACACACTGACATAAAGAATATAAGGGTCATTGTGGGAAGTAGAAGGAAGCCATTCAAAAAAAGATTCAGCGGCAAAAAAGTACCTAAAGATGTAGATAAAGAATCAGCAAAAGTTGTTGAAGCAACTAAAACTGAAAAAACAAACGAACAACAAACTGAAACTAATACAGGGGAAAATCAATAA
- a CDS encoding 50S ribosomal protein L30e, with protein MDVNKAIRTAVDTGKVILGSKRTVKFIKHGEGKLVIIAGNCPKDLEEDVKYYAKLSDIPIYTHKATSLELGAICGKPFPVAALLVLEEGNSNIMNLIKEGDSGDI; from the coding sequence ATGGATGTAAACAAAGCAATTAGAACTGCAGTTGATACTGGAAAGGTCATATTGGGTTCAAAAAGAACGGTAAAGTTTATAAAACACGGAGAAGGTAAGTTGGTTATTATTGCTGGCAACTGCCCAAAAGACCTTGAAGAAGATGTAAAATACTATGCAAAACTTTCAGATATACCAATCTACACCCACAAAGCTACATCATTAGAGTTAGGGGCTATCTGTGGAAAACCTTTCCCAGTTGCTGCACTCCTTGTTCTTGAAGAAGGGAACTCGAACATAATGAACTTAATAAAAGAAGGAGATTCAGGTGATATTTAA